The following proteins are encoded in a genomic region of Chryseobacterium cucumeris:
- the leuS gene encoding leucine--tRNA ligase, which translates to MFYDHQQIEKKWQKYWEENQTYKTSNNTDKPKFYVLDMFPYPSGAGLHVGHPLGYIASDIYARYKRHQGFNVLHPVGYDSFGLPAEQYAIQTGQHPAITTEQNINRYEEQLRKIGFSFDWSREVRTSDASYYKWTQWIFIQLYHSWYNKNTDKAESIDSLIQHFEEKGTEGLNANQNDELNFTSEEWKNASDIDKEDILLNYRLAYRAETTVNWCPALGTVLANDEVKDGKSERGGFPVFQKKMMQWSMRISAYSERLLQGLNTLDWPQPLKDSQEYWIGKSQGAQVQFKVEGHDETVEVFTTRPDTIFGATFMVLAPENPLVETITTDAQKVEVDTYIEETSKKTERDRMSDVKNVSGAFTGSYAINPFSNEKMPIYISDYVLMGYGTGAVMAVPAHDERDHRFAKKFNLEIKKVVETEEDVQEKSFDSKDSVCVNSDFLNGLHYNEAKAKMISEIETKGIGHGTTNYRQRDAIFSRQRYWGEPVPIYYKDGMPYTLPTSALPLELPEVEKYLPTEDGDPPLGNAKEFAWDEANQKVVATDLIDDKTIFPLELSTMPGWAGSSWYFLRYMDPNDEETFVKKELADYWGQVDLYIGGSEHATGHLLYSRFWNMFLKDRGYISHDEPFQKLINQGMILGMSAFVYRIDGTNQYVSKNLAKDYKTQQIHVDVSLLKGTSDELDTEAFKAWRPDYADAEFILEDGKYITDREVEKMSKSKYNVVNPDDICEEYGADGLRLYEMFLGPLEQSKPWNTQGLSGVYGFLKKFWNLYFNGDVFEVSDEEPTKAEYKVLHTLIKKVVYDIENFSFNTSVSSFMIAVNELQKIKCNKRNILEPLAVIISPYAPHICEELWSLLGHGTSIEFERFPALNEDYLVEDEIEYPVSVNGKMKFKISLSAQLSAKEVEDLVISNEKMQQILEGKTPKKIIVVPHRIVNIVI; encoded by the coding sequence GTGTTTTACGATCATCAGCAGATAGAAAAAAAGTGGCAGAAATACTGGGAGGAAAATCAAACCTATAAAACCTCTAATAACACAGACAAACCTAAGTTTTATGTACTCGATATGTTTCCGTACCCATCAGGAGCAGGCCTTCACGTAGGTCACCCGCTGGGATATATTGCATCGGATATCTATGCAAGATATAAAAGACATCAGGGGTTTAATGTACTCCACCCGGTAGGATATGACAGCTTTGGACTTCCTGCTGAACAATATGCTATTCAGACAGGACAGCATCCGGCTATTACTACAGAACAAAATATCAACAGATATGAAGAGCAGCTGAGAAAAATCGGTTTCTCATTCGACTGGAGCAGAGAAGTAAGAACTTCAGATGCTTCTTATTATAAATGGACACAATGGATTTTTATCCAGTTGTATCATTCGTGGTATAATAAAAATACGGATAAGGCAGAATCTATTGATTCTTTGATTCAGCATTTTGAAGAAAAAGGAACAGAAGGATTAAATGCCAATCAGAATGATGAATTAAATTTCACTTCAGAAGAATGGAAGAATGCTTCCGATATTGATAAAGAAGATATCCTTTTAAACTACCGTCTTGCCTACAGAGCAGAAACCACTGTAAACTGGTGCCCTGCATTAGGAACTGTACTGGCCAACGATGAAGTAAAGGATGGAAAATCCGAAAGAGGAGGATTCCCGGTTTTCCAGAAGAAAATGATGCAGTGGAGTATGAGAATTTCCGCATATTCTGAAAGATTATTACAGGGATTAAACACTCTGGACTGGCCGCAGCCGTTGAAAGATTCCCAGGAGTACTGGATTGGGAAATCTCAGGGAGCACAGGTTCAGTTCAAAGTAGAAGGACATGACGAAACTGTTGAGGTTTTTACAACAAGACCTGATACGATCTTTGGAGCGACCTTTATGGTACTGGCTCCGGAAAATCCTTTAGTGGAAACGATTACTACAGATGCTCAAAAAGTAGAAGTAGATACTTATATTGAAGAAACTTCCAAGAAAACGGAGAGAGACAGAATGTCTGACGTGAAAAACGTGAGCGGAGCTTTCACAGGAAGTTATGCAATCAATCCTTTCAGCAATGAAAAAATGCCGATCTATATTTCAGACTATGTGTTGATGGGATATGGAACAGGAGCTGTGATGGCAGTTCCGGCACATGATGAGCGTGACCATAGATTCGCTAAGAAATTTAATCTTGAAATCAAGAAAGTTGTAGAAACTGAAGAGGATGTTCAGGAGAAATCTTTTGATTCCAAAGATTCTGTTTGTGTAAACTCTGATTTCTTAAACGGATTACACTATAATGAAGCGAAAGCAAAAATGATTTCCGAGATCGAAACGAAAGGAATCGGTCATGGAACAACCAACTACAGACAGCGTGATGCTATTTTCTCAAGACAGCGTTATTGGGGAGAGCCAGTTCCTATATATTATAAGGATGGAATGCCTTACACGTTGCCAACTTCCGCTTTACCTTTGGAACTTCCTGAAGTTGAAAAATACTTACCTACAGAAGATGGAGATCCACCACTAGGAAATGCAAAAGAATTTGCCTGGGATGAGGCAAACCAGAAAGTAGTTGCTACAGATCTTATTGATGACAAAACTATTTTCCCGTTAGAATTATCTACAATGCCAGGTTGGGCAGGAAGCTCATGGTACTTCCTTAGATATATGGATCCTAATGATGAAGAAACTTTTGTTAAAAAAGAACTGGCAGACTATTGGGGACAGGTAGACCTATATATAGGAGGAAGTGAACATGCAACCGGCCACTTATTATATTCCCGTTTCTGGAACATGTTCTTAAAAGACAGAGGCTATATCAGCCATGATGAACCATTCCAGAAATTGATCAACCAGGGGATGATCTTAGGGATGAGTGCATTTGTGTACAGAATTGACGGAACGAATCAGTATGTATCTAAAAATTTAGCTAAAGATTACAAGACTCAGCAGATTCACGTAGATGTATCCTTATTAAAGGGAACTTCGGATGAATTGGATACTGAAGCCTTCAAAGCATGGAGACCGGATTATGCAGATGCAGAATTTATTCTGGAAGATGGAAAATACATCACAGACCGTGAAGTAGAAAAAATGTCCAAGTCAAAATATAATGTAGTCAATCCTGATGATATCTGTGAAGAGTACGGAGCAGACGGATTAAGATTATATGAAATGTTCTTAGGACCGTTAGAACAATCCAAGCCTTGGAATACTCAAGGATTAAGCGGAGTATATGGTTTCCTTAAAAAATTCTGGAACCTGTATTTCAACGGAGACGTATTTGAAGTTTCAGACGAAGAACCTACAAAAGCGGAATACAAAGTTTTACATACCTTAATAAAGAAGGTAGTATATGATATTGAAAACTTCTCTTTCAATACTTCAGTATCATCCTTTATGATTGCTGTAAACGAGCTTCAGAAAATAAAATGCAACAAGCGCAATATTTTAGAACCGCTTGCCGTTATCATTTCTCCGTATGCTCCTCACATCTGTGAAGAATTGTGGAGTCTACTAGGACACGGTACATCGATAGAATTTGAAAGATTCCCGGCATTGAATGAGGATTATCTGGTTGAAGATGAAATTGAGTATCCGGTAAGCGTAAATGGTAAAATGAAGTTCAAAATTTCGCTTTCAGCTCAATTATCTGCCAAGGAAGTGGAAGATTTGGTGATTTCGAACGAGAAAATGCAACAGATTTTGGAGGGTAAAACCCCTAAAAAAATCATTGTAGTCCCTCACCGTATTGTGAATATCGTAATTTAA
- a CDS encoding lipocalin family protein, producing MKKLALLFAGLSLFAAATGCSSDNDTVMEAPLVGTWQPLKEVVTTVEVGEDPVSNTITYTDCQKKTRWWFSADSKGGKTNWGDTATPGQCAILSEIKFNYTYNKEGKDVQMKIQGIVEPQNAKVITLDATTLNLAVREETQDPTIFQTRTYTFKRVTQ from the coding sequence ATGAAGAAATTAGCATTACTATTTGCAGGTTTATCTTTGTTTGCTGCCGCTACAGGCTGCAGCAGTGACAATGATACTGTTATGGAAGCTCCTCTTGTTGGGACATGGCAACCGTTAAAAGAAGTAGTTACCACTGTGGAAGTTGGTGAAGACCCGGTTTCTAACACGATTACTTATACAGACTGTCAGAAAAAGACAAGATGGTGGTTCAGCGCTGACTCCAAGGGAGGGAAAACGAACTGGGGGGATACTGCTACACCAGGTCAGTGTGCTATTCTTTCAGAGATAAAATTCAATTACACTTATAATAAGGAAGGAAAAGACGTTCAGATGAAAATTCAGGGAATCGTAGAGCCGCAGAATGCAAAGGTGATTACTTTGGATGCTACAACGCTCAATCTTGCGGTAAGAGAGGAGACTCAGGATCCTACTATATTTCAGACAAGAACATATACCTTCAAGAGAGTTACTCAATAA
- a CDS encoding acyltransferase family protein has product MSIVHSIKKVIFAGNKIQMQDITRNNFDFIRVLLAFIVFLGHLGTLSASPDLKIFEHSPIEIAVFGFFAVSGFLIARSYERSSSLKSYLKKRIRRIVPAYLLVIFLCAILLSLVSTYSFIEYFSNTQVYKYLFWNSLFLNFKAPWLPGVFGNQAVNGALWTLKIEMCYYFAVPLLFLLFGKNNKYRNVSLVILYFLSLIYLNYFESLNKISIAKQLPGTLSYFIPGMLIYFNFDKFIQHKNLIFIIAFVTVWIDLFLKVQLFSPMMIGVIVMYIAYSFKFLNNFGKYGDFTYGIYIFHFPIIRTFQTLGLFEDYNPFVMALVCMLVVIAVGVSSWHLYEKRFL; this is encoded by the coding sequence ATGAGCATCGTTCATTCTATTAAAAAAGTTATTTTTGCAGGAAACAAAATACAAATGCAGGATATTACGAGAAACAATTTTGATTTTATACGTGTTCTCCTTGCCTTTATTGTCTTTTTGGGACATCTTGGCACACTCAGCGCTTCTCCTGACCTCAAGATTTTTGAGCACAGCCCTATAGAAATTGCAGTTTTCGGCTTTTTTGCGGTGAGCGGATTTCTTATTGCAAGGAGCTATGAAAGGTCTTCAAGCCTGAAAAGCTATTTAAAAAAGAGAATCAGAAGAATTGTTCCCGCCTACTTATTGGTTATTTTTTTATGTGCAATTTTATTAAGTCTGGTAAGTACCTATTCCTTCATTGAATATTTCAGCAATACACAAGTTTATAAATACCTATTTTGGAATTCATTATTTTTAAATTTTAAAGCACCCTGGCTTCCCGGAGTTTTCGGGAATCAAGCAGTGAATGGTGCCCTATGGACACTGAAAATAGAAATGTGCTACTATTTTGCGGTTCCTCTGTTGTTTTTGCTTTTCGGAAAAAACAATAAATACAGAAATGTAAGTTTGGTTATTCTATACTTCTTATCACTTATTTACCTCAATTATTTTGAATCTTTAAATAAAATTTCGATTGCCAAACAGCTCCCTGGAACATTATCCTATTTTATCCCTGGAATGTTGATTTACTTTAATTTTGATAAATTCATCCAGCATAAAAATCTCATTTTCATCATTGCATTCGTTACGGTGTGGATTGACTTATTTTTAAAAGTTCAGCTTTTTTCTCCAATGATGATCGGGGTTATCGTAATGTACATTGCCTATTCATTCAAATTCTTAAATAATTTTGGAAAATATGGTGATTTCACCTACGGAATCTATATTTTCCACTTTCCTATTATCAGAACTTTTCAGACTTTAGGATTGTTTGAAGATTACAATCCATTTGTAATGGCTTTGGTATGTATGTTGGTGGTTATTGCGGTAGGTGTAAGCTCATGGCATCTTTATGAAAAAAGATTTTTATAA
- a CDS encoding glycosyltransferase family 2 protein produces the protein MKDLVSIITPCYNSAEFIEETIQSVLNQTYENWEWLITDDLSKDNTLEIIRKYNDPRIKLQVLKKNGGAGNARNNSLERAQGRYIAFLDSDDYWYPEYLETMTDYMQEHNAELVYCNYSRCNEQLQPILKDFLADKVVTFSNLLKTCRLAPVSTMYDTKRVGKFLFPVKSKREDHVMWLNLLKVIPEGIPVQKTLAKYRMRENSVSRNKKNIIKDQYLVYKDFMGFSTVKSLYYTANWAVNGFLKYSKIFN, from the coding sequence ATGAAAGATCTTGTCTCCATCATTACTCCCTGTTATAATTCTGCGGAATTTATCGAGGAAACCATACAGTCTGTTCTTAATCAAACCTACGAAAACTGGGAGTGGCTGATTACAGATGACCTTTCCAAAGATAATACTCTTGAGATCATTAGAAAATATAATGATCCGAGAATAAAACTGCAGGTACTGAAGAAAAACGGTGGTGCAGGAAATGCAAGAAACAACAGCCTGGAAAGAGCCCAAGGAAGATATATTGCGTTTCTGGATTCTGACGACTACTGGTATCCTGAATATCTGGAAACAATGACGGATTATATGCAGGAACACAATGCAGAACTGGTATATTGTAACTATTCAAGATGTAACGAACAACTTCAGCCTATTCTGAAAGATTTTCTGGCGGACAAAGTGGTTACCTTCTCCAATCTGCTGAAGACATGCCGCCTTGCCCCGGTTTCCACAATGTACGACACGAAAAGGGTTGGAAAATTTTTGTTCCCAGTGAAAAGCAAACGCGAAGATCATGTGATGTGGCTGAATCTTTTAAAAGTAATTCCGGAAGGAATTCCTGTACAAAAGACACTGGCAAAATACAGAATGCGTGAAAACAGCGTTTCAAGAAATAAAAAAAATATCATCAAAGATCAGTATCTTGTCTATAAAGATTTCATGGGATTCTCAACAGTAAAATCATTGTATTATACGGCTAACTGGGCCGTAAACGGATTCCTGAAATATTCGAAAATTTTTAATTAA
- a CDS encoding deoxyuridine 5'-triphosphate nucleotidohydrolase, with protein MEYSKEFKAALSAFSGTEKDKLIFRLLRKDKLLSKKLYFELIDPETTDDKRNAMEEHVEEQVLLASKYVGNAKYFLSVVRKISAEITEHVKITTDKFGEVSLNLLLVNKVLENNGDLSRQRFDNVYKLYIYIINKIFKSLVLIKKLDQDYWMEIDEYLRDTQNKVLENHYLQKLCINNGLDFNWFECDRIPENIDQIMKEIKSQGFLR; from the coding sequence ATGGAATATTCAAAAGAGTTCAAAGCTGCGCTGAGTGCTTTTTCCGGAACGGAGAAAGACAAACTGATTTTCAGACTCCTGAGAAAGGATAAATTATTGTCGAAAAAGCTCTACTTTGAACTGATAGATCCGGAAACTACCGATGATAAAAGAAATGCCATGGAAGAACATGTGGAGGAACAGGTTCTTCTTGCATCAAAATACGTGGGAAATGCCAAATATTTTCTGTCTGTTGTCCGGAAAATAAGTGCTGAAATCACGGAGCATGTAAAAATAACGACCGATAAATTCGGAGAGGTTTCCCTGAATCTTCTTCTCGTGAACAAGGTATTGGAAAATAATGGTGATCTCAGCAGACAAAGGTTTGACAATGTTTACAAACTTTATATTTACATCATCAACAAAATCTTCAAATCTTTGGTCCTTATAAAAAAACTGGATCAAGATTACTGGATGGAAATTGATGAATACCTTCGTGATACCCAGAATAAAGTTTTAGAAAATCATTATCTCCAAAAGCTATGCATCAATAATGGTCTTGACTTTAACTGGTTTGAATGCGACAGAATTCCTGAAAACATTGATCAGATCATGAAAGAGATTAAAAGCCAGGGATTTTTACGATAG